The genome window TTGGCATAGATTTGATTGATTAAACTTTTAGCTGGATAAAGCAATTTTGTAAGCAGCCGTTGTCTCCTGAATGCACCTATCCCAACTGAAGTTTTGAGCTTGTTTGAGCGACTTTAATGACATCTCGCGACGCAAAGATGGGCTGTTATAAAGTTTTAGCATATTGTGGCACAGTCCGTCAGCGTCATCAGGAGCGATCGTAATTCCTGCATCGCCAACTACCTCGGGAAGAGATGAGGTATTGGAAGTAATGACTGGAGTACCGCACTGCATTGCTTCTAAAGGTGGAAGCCCAAAACCTTCATAGAGCGACGGATAAACAAATGCTAGCGCACCGCTGTACAGTGCCGCTAAATCTTCATCAGCTACATAACCAGTCATAATTATCCGCTCTTTTGCTAAACTGTTTTGGGATATTTCGGCAAATATCTGCTCGTAATCCCAACCGAGAGCGCCAACTAATACCAGGTACAAATCTTTGATACCTTGCTGCTGGACTAATTGGGCAAAACAACGGATGGCGTGTAAGATGTTTTTGCGAGGTTCTATGGTACTTACACCCAAGATGTATTGTGCGTCGGGTATGGAGTATTTTTGTCGGATGGCTGCAATCTTGTTGGTATCATAACAGGGATAGAATGTATTTGGATCGGCTGCGAGATAGGAAACGAAAACTTTGGCTGGGTCAAGATTTTTTACATGATTCAGCAAGTCGTTTCTCGTAGCTTGAGATATGCAGATTATGGAATCTTCAGGAGTTAAGGTTTGTAATGACATTACCATTCTCTGATAATCGCCGTCGTTTTTGCCGATAAATAAATCTGACAAGACAATCGGAATCAAATCGTAAATTGTCGAAATTGTTTTGAGGTTTTTAAATTGCCTGATTTGGTCGGGAACGTGATAAAACGTGGAGTGATAAATATCTGAATTTCTCAAAATATTGGGATCGAGCGAATTCTGCTCGACAGTCAACTTTATCGTTTCAGCCAGAGGATGTTGCAAGCTTTCTATTAAAGACAGATTCTGTGAGTCGCTGCCATTATTTATCAGAACTTTACTCTGATTTTCCAGCATTCTGTAAAGTTCAATTAGTTTGGTTCTAAATTGATAAATAAAGCTGGGATAGACAAAGGGTACGTCTTTAAAAATTGGCTGCGATTCCAAGTAATCGAGCGAATTATGCACGGCATATATAGAATGAGTGGCGCTAAAAGATAGCTCTAATTCTGTGGAGGGAAGTAAACCTAAGGCGATATTCTCGATAACTCTCGCCACGCCTGTGCGAGAACGACTGACGTGACGGCCGTATCCGAGTACAGAGATGTCGTAAATTAATTTTATTTGTTTTTCCGTTGTCTGACTGACAACTGGTACCCTGGGGGCAAAATCGGCTTTTTGACAACCATCTTTGTGGATAATCAGCAGTAGAGATGTGGCAACATAACCGCCCATTTCTAATTTGAGATGCGGTTCAGTATAAGGTGGTTTTGCTACTTTTAAGTCTGGTGCTTGATTTCCCATCTCGTAGCTGATAGGCTCTACCCAATGTCCTTGTTTTTCTAATTCGCCAATTAGTCGATCGATATCTTGACGCCTGTAAAATACTAAATTGGGTAAATCTAGCGTACCTGCGTTGGAGGTACAGTTATATTCTGTGGTGTGCAGCGCCATACCGCCGCTCTTGAGACAAGCTAAGGATTTTTGGACAAATTGCAGTCCTTTTTCGATGGAGCCGATGTGTTCAAAAGCACAAGACGACCAAATAAAGTCAAATTCTCCTCGCTGCAAATCTTCAGGAATGTAGTTCATATCTACATCCCGAACTTCAACTAATCTCTCAAACTGTTCGGGCGGACAAATATTTTTCTCATTGAGAGCTGCTTTGCCTTTACACAGTTGGTTTGTCTGGCCCCATTCTTTTTGGCTAATCGGATTCAAACCTTGATCTGTGGCGACAATCTGGCAGCCTAGGGAAGCAAATAAAGAGGGTAACGGTTCATTTCCGACGGCAAATCCTAGACCTTTTTTGCCATTACCTAGCCAGTTTCTTTCGTGCAGGGCTTGGACAATTGCCACGAATTCCCACTGTTTGCGGGCGGGAGTAAACTCCTCTTTCATTTTGGCAATCCAATGCCGATAATATTCTGTTTGGAAATCTTTGTAGACGCACAGCTTGCTGGTGAGCAACAGTTTTTCTGGCTGTTGCGGAATGCTTGGTATAGTTAACTTTCTGGCAGCAACTTTGGTCATTTCTATAACTGCAATCGCATTGGCAAAACTAAAAGGCGCATTATATTCTACGTGGCTTAGTTCTCCGGGATTTGCCTGTACCCAAACTGAACGGTGCGTCGGTCGGTTGTAGGTTTGAACTAACTTTAAAAAGCTAGGTTTAATGGCGGTTTGCGGAATATTGTATTTGTCAAATAAGAGTTTCAAGTAATCAACATCGAACTGAATAAACCATCCTCTTTCTAGAAGTTTGCCAAAGGGTACTGTAATCAAGGCTTGACCGCCGTCTGATAGCAAATCATAAATTTTGGCGATCGCCTTTAGGGGCCCTTCTCGATCGCATTTGTCGCTGCTTTCACCATAGGTTTGATTCGGTTCGGCTCCTTGTCCGATATGTTCTACTGTGGAGATGGAAATTATAGCACTATATTGCTCGGATGCTGGAATTTCCATTAAATCAATATTGTCTACTCCGTCAGCTATTTCGTATTTGTCTACAATTCTTCGAGCTTGAATTTCGACCAAATCTCGATCGATCAGTTGTTCGTAATGTTTGAGGACGTTGCCGACTTCCAGCAGTTTACTTTTATCCTTCAATCTGGCAAGGAACTCGCCAGCTACCGGAATTTCTACTGCTCTCTCAGAACACGGAAAATTATTATGTTTGAGTCGATTGTAGGGCAGTGTCTGACCGTTAAAAATAAAAGTATCTGGTGGCAAATCTGACATTGATATTTTCTCGCAAATAAAAGTTTTTTAACAGAAAAGTTCTTCGCAAAATTGAGTTGATTTCACCCAATAAATACATTAACCGATTGCTTGAGCCATTGACGCTTCTACAGTTTGGCTAGTTCCATCTTGGCAAAGTAGCATCATCCCGGCACAGTGACGCTTCGATCGCACTCGCACAACATTTTCAGCTATCTTGACAAATTAACGCTTTGGGTGTAATGAGCAAAGAAGTGATAGGTCGATCGCCAGTTGAACATCCGATTAAATCTAGCCCAGAAGCGCACTCTTGGGAAGCCGTGGGGCGATCGCGGAACTGACTGTTCTGAAATCTTCCAAATATCCTCCGCCGTTCGCCGCAGCCCAGCCCAGCCCTGCGCTCCTTGCCAGAGACGAGCAAACTCCCGATTGTTTCCCAAGATACTTGCGTGCCGCAAATAAGTTACAATTACGTTAAGATTGATGAACATAAATAAAAAATCCCAAATCACAGGGACTAAATAATTAGGAGGATCGACCTCGGTGAATAAACGGTGGAGAAACGCTGGACTGTACGCACTGCTGGCTATTGTAGTCATTGCCCTAGCCACGGCATTTTTTGACAAACAGCCCCCAAGTAGGGAAGTTTGGAAGTACAGCCAATTCATTCAGGAAGTCGAGAGCAAGAAAGTAGACAAAATAAATATCAGTTCCGATCGCAGCAAAGCTCTCGTAACGGCTCAAGACGGCAACAAGGTACTCGTCAACCTGCCGAACGACCCCGAACTGATCAACATTCTGACCAAGAATAACGTAGATATTTCAGTTCTGCCCCAAAACGACGAAGGCTTCTGGGTAAAGGCTCTCAGCAGCTTGTTCTTCCCAATCCTGCTGTTGGTAGGACTGTTTTTCCTGGTGCGGCGCGCCCAAAACGGGCCCGGCAACCAAGCCATGAACTTCGGCAAATCGAAAGCTAGAGTTCAAATGGAGCCTCAAACTCAGGTGACTTTCGGCGACGTAGCAGGCATCGAACAAGCCAAGCTAGAACTCGCCGAAGTCGTGGACTTCCTGAAAAATGCCGATCGCTTCACCGCAGTCGGAGCTAAAATCCCCAAGGGCGTGCTGCTAGTCGGCCCTCCCGGAACAGGCAAAACCTTGCTCGCTAAAGCAGTTGCTGGAGAAGCAGGCGTTCCTTTCTTCTCGATTTCCGGTTCGGAATTTGTGGAAATGTTCGTGGGTGTCGGTGCTTCCCGCGTCCGCGACTTGTTTGAACAAGCTAAAACAAACGCTCCTTGTATCGTATTTATTGATGAAATTGACGCGGTAGGCCGCCAGCGTGGCGCTGGTTTGGGCGGTGGTAACGACGAACGGGAACAAACCCTGAACCAGTTGTTGACCGAAATGGACGGTTTTGAGGGCAATACAGGGATCATTTTGATTGCTGCGACGAACCGCCCCGACGTGCTTGACGCTGCGCTGCTGCGCCCGGGCCGCTTCGATCGCCAAGTTGTGGTCGATCGC of Microcoleus sp. bin38.metabat.b11b12b14.051 contains these proteins:
- a CDS encoding glycosyltransferase family 1 protein codes for the protein MSDLPPDTFIFNGQTLPYNRLKHNNFPCSERAVEIPVAGEFLARLKDKSKLLEVGNVLKHYEQLIDRDLVEIQARRIVDKYEIADGVDNIDLMEIPASEQYSAIISISTVEHIGQGAEPNQTYGESSDKCDREGPLKAIAKIYDLLSDGGQALITVPFGKLLERGWFIQFDVDYLKLLFDKYNIPQTAIKPSFLKLVQTYNRPTHRSVWVQANPGELSHVEYNAPFSFANAIAVIEMTKVAARKLTIPSIPQQPEKLLLTSKLCVYKDFQTEYYRHWIAKMKEEFTPARKQWEFVAIVQALHERNWLGNGKKGLGFAVGNEPLPSLFASLGCQIVATDQGLNPISQKEWGQTNQLCKGKAALNEKNICPPEQFERLVEVRDVDMNYIPEDLQRGEFDFIWSSCAFEHIGSIEKGLQFVQKSLACLKSGGMALHTTEYNCTSNAGTLDLPNLVFYRRQDIDRLIGELEKQGHWVEPISYEMGNQAPDLKVAKPPYTEPHLKLEMGGYVATSLLLIIHKDGCQKADFAPRVPVVSQTTEKQIKLIYDISVLGYGRHVSRSRTGVARVIENIALGLLPSTELELSFSATHSIYAVHNSLDYLESQPIFKDVPFVYPSFIYQFRTKLIELYRMLENQSKVLINNGSDSQNLSLIESLQHPLAETIKLTVEQNSLDPNILRNSDIYHSTFYHVPDQIRQFKNLKTISTIYDLIPIVLSDLFIGKNDGDYQRMVMSLQTLTPEDSIICISQATRNDLLNHVKNLDPAKVFVSYLAADPNTFYPCYDTNKIAAIRQKYSIPDAQYILGVSTIEPRKNILHAIRCFAQLVQQQGIKDLYLVLVGALGWDYEQIFAEISQNSLAKERIIMTGYVADEDLAALYSGALAFVYPSLYEGFGLPPLEAMQCGTPVITSNTSSLPEVVGDAGITIAPDDADGLCHNMLKLYNSPSLRREMSLKSLKQAQNFSWDRCIQETTAAYKIALSS
- the ftsH3 gene encoding ATP-dependent zinc metalloprotease FtsH3, which produces MNKRWRNAGLYALLAIVVIALATAFFDKQPPSREVWKYSQFIQEVESKKVDKINISSDRSKALVTAQDGNKVLVNLPNDPELINILTKNNVDISVLPQNDEGFWVKALSSLFFPILLLVGLFFLVRRAQNGPGNQAMNFGKSKARVQMEPQTQVTFGDVAGIEQAKLELAEVVDFLKNADRFTAVGAKIPKGVLLVGPPGTGKTLLAKAVAGEAGVPFFSISGSEFVEMFVGVGASRVRDLFEQAKTNAPCIVFIDEIDAVGRQRGAGLGGGNDEREQTLNQLLTEMDGFEGNTGIILIAATNRPDVLDAALLRPGRFDRQVVVDRPDFSGRLEILNVHARGKTLSKDVDLEKIARRTPGFTGADLANLLNESAILAARRNLTEVSMDEVNDAIDRVLAGPEKKDRVMSEKRKTLVAYHEAGHALVGALMPDYDPVQKISIIPRGRAGGLTWFTPSEDRMDSGLYSRSYLQNQMAVALGGRIAEEIVFGEEEVTTGASNDLQQVARVARQMVTRFGMSDRLGPVALGRQQGNMFMGRDIMAERDFSEETAATIDDEVRLLVEQAYRRAKDVLVGNRHVLNALADMLVDKETVDADELQNLLANSDVKMATIA